A genomic region of Leptospira brenneri contains the following coding sequences:
- a CDS encoding helix-turn-helix domain-containing protein produces the protein MLKKKQKKELKSFDTDLAKFVPQDIISQAKAEAQKEIFKLKLAELRQNQGIKQTDVDGFSQVSVSRIESRSDIKISTLIDYVHACGFDVEIKAVPRRNKKKEEFVLLKA, from the coding sequence ATGCTTAAGAAAAAACAAAAAAAAGAATTAAAAAGCTTTGATACTGACTTAGCCAAATTTGTTCCACAAGATATAATTAGCCAAGCAAAGGCTGAGGCTCAAAAAGAAATTTTCAAATTAAAACTCGCTGAGTTAAGACAAAATCAAGGTATCAAACAAACCGATGTTGATGGTTTTTCACAAGTAAGCGTTTCTAGAATTGAATCTAGATCTGACATTAAAATTTCAACACTAATCGATTATGTTCATGCTTGTGGTTTTGATGTTGAAATTAAAGCTGTTCCAAGAAGAAATAAGAAGAAAGAGGAATTTGTTCTCTTAAAGGCTTAG
- a CDS encoding type II toxin-antitoxin system HicA family toxin gives MTGKELVKILRNNGWELDRISGSHHILKKKDKTLSVPVHSNRDIPTGTMNAILKQAGLK, from the coding sequence GTGACGGGAAAAGAATTAGTAAAAATTCTGAGAAATAATGGTTGGGAATTAGATAGAATCAGTGGATCACACCATATTCTTAAGAAAAAAGATAAAACTCTTTCAGTTCCCGTTCACAGCAATCGGGACATTCCAACCGGAACGATGAATGCAATACTTAAGCAGGCAGGACTCAAATGA
- a CDS encoding LA_2444/LA_4059 family outer membrane protein has protein sequence MKKRKILILIALLIVNFSIYAEEKEENKQNERKGNQVYIRRNNGYAAPNEFNMYNSFFPISFAFEIPSIQYNTFGFLKFIGDSKLSIEGNFFEYKKTNSSFERINPYTDQISKGNLGTYYRSEQNLFLNYHLIENRIILNFGIQRLQSDLSDGRFGFNNYNFSQNFTGVTAGLLLESPRFYGFYISAGYRYSILNGVSNINHTIVTSARNFEFSQIKDNPFTKYYATETKVILGYEFNDSILLSIGFIEQSAKVVQNRSQIITSDPFSTIFIRSSIEYSATNEYFGSTFASITYKY, from the coding sequence ATGAAAAAAAGAAAAATATTAATTTTAATAGCATTACTCATCGTAAACTTCAGCATCTATGCAGAAGAAAAGGAAGAAAATAAACAAAATGAAAGAAAAGGGAACCAAGTTTATATCAGAAGAAATAATGGATATGCTGCACCGAATGAATTTAATATGTATAACAGCTTTTTTCCGATTTCTTTTGCATTTGAGATTCCTTCTATTCAATATAATACTTTCGGATTTCTAAAATTTATAGGTGATTCTAAGCTTAGCATCGAAGGAAATTTTTTTGAGTATAAAAAAACCAATTCTTCTTTTGAAAGAATTAATCCTTATACGGATCAAATTAGCAAAGGAAATCTTGGTACATATTATAGGTCAGAACAGAACTTATTCTTAAATTACCATCTAATTGAAAATAGGATCATTCTTAACTTTGGAATTCAGAGATTGCAAAGTGATTTAAGCGATGGTAGATTTGGATTTAACAACTATAATTTTTCTCAAAACTTTACTGGGGTTACGGCTGGCTTGTTACTTGAATCTCCCCGATTCTATGGTTTTTATATTTCAGCAGGATACAGATATTCGATTCTAAATGGAGTTTCCAATATTAACCACACAATTGTTACTTCGGCTAGAAATTTTGAATTCTCTCAAATTAAAGACAATCCATTCACTAAATACTATGCTACTGAAACAAAGGTCATACTTGGTTACGAATTCAATGATTCCATACTATTATCCATAGGCTTTATTGAACAATCAGCGAAAGTCGTTCAAAATAGAAGTCAAATCATAACTAGCGATCCCTTTTCTACTATATTTATAAGATCTTCTATTGAATATTCTGCAACCAATGAATATTTCGGTTCTACATTTGCATCAATTACTTATAAATATTAA
- a CDS encoding type II toxin-antitoxin system RelE/ParE family toxin — MYEIKRTEEIILWIKELDNDAKKDILVSIEILKEFGPRLGRPHVDTITGSKIKNLKELRVNSKNRPFRIFFVFDPKRNAILLIGGNKATSKKFYPMMIKKSEELYSEYLGDL; from the coding sequence GTGTATGAGATAAAGAGAACTGAGGAAATAATTCTCTGGATCAAAGAACTAGATAATGACGCAAAAAAAGATATTCTAGTTTCTATTGAAATTCTTAAAGAATTTGGTCCTAGACTTGGACGTCCGCACGTAGATACTATTACCGGATCCAAGATTAAAAACTTAAAGGAACTTAGAGTTAATAGCAAAAATAGACCTTTTCGAATCTTTTTTGTTTTCGACCCTAAAAGAAATGCTATTTTGCTCATTGGCGGAAACAAAGCGACTTCAAAAAAGTTTTATCCTATGATGATTAAAAAATCAGAAGAATTATATTCTGAATACTTGGGAGATTTGTAA
- a CDS encoding nucleotidyltransferase family protein — MKVGSKQELIKELSKIKPILNNDFGVLQIGIFGSFAKDKVNSESDVDLLVEMKNPDFDSLVGLKIYLEKLFERNVDLVRKRNQIKPSFLNRIQKDIINV; from the coding sequence ATGAAGGTAGGATCCAAGCAAGAATTGATTAAGGAACTTTCTAAAATCAAACCCATTCTTAATAATGATTTTGGCGTTCTTCAAATTGGTATTTTCGGTTCTTTTGCAAAAGATAAAGTTAACTCGGAAAGCGATGTTGACCTACTTGTTGAAATGAAAAATCCAGATTTCGATTCATTGGTTGGTTTAAAAATATACTTAGAAAAGCTTTTTGAACGAAATGTTGACCTCGTAAGAAAACGAAATCAAATTAAACCCTCTTTCCTCAATAGAATCCAGAAAGATATAATCAATGTCTGA
- a CDS encoding HepT-like ribonuclease domain-containing protein: protein MSEEITERFEFILESILLIENRFLKIKFPDDLINSQDGITILDSIAMRLQAIGDNIKSVVKLDSQFLNKFPEIEWEKIMKMRDVISHHYEGLDHEIIFNICKNKIPDLRISVESILKILNGG, encoded by the coding sequence ATGTCTGAGGAGATAACAGAGCGGTTTGAGTTTATTCTCGAATCTATTCTACTGATCGAAAATCGATTCCTTAAAATCAAATTTCCGGATGATCTCATCAACTCTCAAGATGGAATTACTATCCTAGATTCAATAGCTATGCGATTACAAGCAATCGGAGACAATATTAAATCTGTTGTAAAATTAGACAGTCAATTTCTCAATAAATTCCCTGAAATCGAATGGGAAAAGATTATGAAAATGAGAGACGTTATTTCTCATCATTATGAAGGTCTCGACCACGAAATTATTTTCAATATTTGTAAAAACAAAATTCCGGACTTAAGAATTTCAGTAGAATCAATTCTAAAAATACTCAACGGCGGTTAA
- a CDS encoding SH3 domain-containing protein — MKRTSPVIILLLAFSTLNCHKSKNLYVTANESLSLREEPSVYGKVILTLPRGTLVKSLDEIDKQITITEKNGKWTKVEVYDITGWVFGGYLSEEKPPEKPLLPPLPITLTYRDSIWGKGYVLILNNKSRHYLQINATFHNPTFNQTGTFPIDIPAHGSTEFGWREGWRFSHGETITLQHADYLPLNSKF, encoded by the coding sequence ATGAAAAGAACATCTCCTGTCATAATACTACTATTAGCCTTCTCTACTCTAAATTGTCACAAATCAAAAAATTTGTATGTAACAGCTAATGAGTCGCTATCTTTAAGAGAAGAGCCTAGTGTATATGGTAAAGTCATCCTTACTCTTCCAAGAGGAACATTAGTAAAATCTCTAGATGAAATTGATAAACAAATAACAATAACTGAAAAAAACGGAAAATGGACAAAAGTCGAAGTATATGATATTACTGGCTGGGTTTTTGGAGGTTACCTCTCTGAAGAAAAACCACCTGAAAAGCCTCTCCTCCCGCCTTTACCAATTACTCTTACATATAGAGATTCTATATGGGGAAAAGGTTACGTGTTAATTTTGAACAATAAATCTAGGCATTATTTGCAAATTAATGCTACTTTTCATAATCCGACTTTCAATCAAACAGGAACATTTCCAATCGATATACCGGCTCATGGATCAACGGAATTTGGATGGAGAGAAGGTTGGAGGTTTAGTCACGGTGAAACAATTACTCTTCAACATGCGGACTATCTTCCACTAAATAGTAAATTTTAA
- a CDS encoding type II toxin-antitoxin system HicB family antitoxin yields the protein MKISYPAIIKYSSKEKVFNVEFPDLPGCFTFGDNENEAILNAQEALTGYLESIDSRRLSIPEPSKLKGKDIKFITPDKNVSFAIWLKKSREKQGLSQKQIAQKLNIAYQTYQKFEDPHKSNPTLKTIIRLEEVFHENLISV from the coding sequence ATGAAAATATCATATCCAGCTATTATTAAATACAGTTCAAAAGAAAAAGTTTTTAATGTTGAGTTTCCTGATTTACCTGGATGTTTCACTTTTGGAGATAATGAGAACGAGGCTATCCTAAACGCTCAAGAAGCTTTAACTGGTTATTTAGAATCAATTGATTCTAGAAGACTAAGCATTCCTGAACCTTCTAAGCTGAAAGGAAAGGACATCAAATTCATTACTCCTGATAAAAATGTCTCTTTTGCTATTTGGCTTAAAAAAAGTAGAGAAAAGCAAGGTTTAAGTCAAAAACAAATTGCTCAAAAACTTAATATCGCATATCAAACTTATCAAAAGTTTGAGGATCCGCATAAATCTAATCCTACTCTCAAAACGATTATAAGATTAGAAGAAGTTTTTCATGAAAATCTTATTAGTGTATAA